A genome region from Phalacrocorax carbo chromosome 27, bPhaCar2.1, whole genome shotgun sequence includes the following:
- the BCDIN3D gene encoding RNA 5'-monophosphate methyltransferase: MRGRSPGTFLSRNVSAHTRPPPGARGAEGKMAAPISEGSAALEPGAAPYGNFPNYSRFHPPEGRVSLLPGGLLRSLFPAAARPLLGLDVGCNSGELSVALYRHLLGLQESEGSLDQPAAGKDLNLLCCDIDPVLIERAQQCSPFPASISFANLDIMDSSAREPFLSSYLGRFGRSTFDIGFCMSVTMWIHLNHGDSGLMEFLSFLSSLCKYLLIEPQPWKCYRAAARRLRKLGRNDFDHFRSLAINGDMVERITQILTQDCAMELVCCFGSTSWDRSLLLFKSNGSNPEVRDSSEQEQ; the protein is encoded by the exons ATGCGCGGTCGCTCCCCCGGAACTTTTCTCTCCCGGAACGTTTCTGCTCACACCCGGCCCCCGCCCGGTGCGCGCGGGGCTGAGGGGAAAATGGCGGCGCCCATAAGTGAAGGGTCTGCCGCCTTGGAGCCTGGCGCTGCTCCCTACGGGAACTTCCCCAATTATTCCCGCTTCCACCCGCCCGAGGGGCGAGTCAGCCTCCTGCCTGGCGGGCTCTTGCGGAGCCTGTTCCCCGCGGCGGCCCGCCCGCTGCTGGGGCTCGATGTGGGATGCAACTCGGGG gagCTAAGTGTGGCTCTGTACAGGCATCTCCTTGGCCTTCAGGAAAGCGAAGGCAGCCTGGACCAgcctgcagctggaaaggatctgaaccttctctgctgtgaCATTGATCCGGTGTTGATTGAGAGGGCTCAGCAGTGCAGCCCCTTTCCTGCCTCCATATCCTTTGCCAACCTGGACATCATGGACTCCAGTGCCAGGGAGCCATTCCTGAGCTCCTACCTGGGCCGCTTTGGCCGCTCCACCTTTGACATTGGTTTTTGTATGTCTGTGACTATGTGGATCCACCTGAATCATGGGGATAGTGGCCTGATGGAGTTTctgtccttcctctcctctctctgcaaGTACCTGCTGATTGAACCTCAGCCATGGAAGTGCTATAGGGCAGCCGCACGCCGCCTGCGGAAGCTGGGCAGGAATGACTTTGATCACTTCCGATCCCTGGCTATCAATGGCGATATGGTGGAGAGGATAACCCAAATCTTAACACAGGACTGTGCCATGGAGCTGGTGTGTTGCTTTGGGAGCACCAGCTGGGACAGAAgtctcttgctttttaaatcaaatgGCTCAAATCCTGAGGTCAGGGACTCTTCAGAACAGGAGCAGTGA